AGTTCAGCAATAACCGTAGATTTAGAGCTGTTAATAGGGGAAAAAAGAGTAAATACTAAAACGAAAAGACCGACACTCAATCTGTCGGTCTTTTCCGTTACTTAAGTTTATATTATAAATCCTACCGACTAATCGGCAATGGACACAGCTCCAAAAATAAATTTTATTCTATTAAAAACCCTATCTTCCCTAATTGTTCAGCTTTGTCCATCCGCGCTAATGCATCCGCAAATTGCTCTAGCGGATACATCGTATCGATAACAGGTCTGATGGCATGTTTTTCGATAAACTGAAGCATTGCGGCATATTCCTCTCCGCTTCCCATAGTGGAACCAAGGAGGTTAAGCTGACCATAGAAAAAACTGCGTAAATTGATTTGCACATCATCCCCTGCGGACGCTCCAAAGGTTACAATGGTACCCCCAGGTCGAAGCTGCTCCAGTGATTTGTTGAAAGTCGCTGCGCCAACGCATTCAATCACAAGATCCATTTTTACTCCTTCAAGCACTCGACTCCAATCTTCATTGCTATCAAAAGCTTTATCAGCACCGATTGCTAGCGCTTTTTCACATTTTTCCTTCGAACGTGATGTTACATAAACAGTTGCTCCAACTGCCTTTGCAAACTGCAATAACAAAGTGGCGACTCCACTCCCAATTCCTGGTATCAACACATTCATTCCTGCCTTGATTTTTCCACGTGTAAACAAGGCGCGATAAGCAGTCAAGCCAGCTAGTGATAAGACCCCCGCTTCTTCCCACGATAAATAACCTGGTTTCTTCACTGCATTTTCCGCTGGTATAACCACCTTCTCTGCAAAGGTACCATGAAACGGAAGTCCAAGAATTTCAAATCCAGGTGGTGGAGCATCACTGTTTTCCTTCCAGCCAAGGCTAGGATTAATGATAACTTCATCACCAACCTGCACATTGACAACACCTTCCCCAACAGCATCAACAATGCCTGCCCCATCTGACCCAATGATTAGTGGAGGATCTGTTGGTTGATGGCGAGTTAGTGTAAATAAATCGCGATGATTTAAACCTGCAGTTTTTAATTTTACTCTAACCTCTCCTGCTTTTGGCTCCAGTTCTTTGAATTCCTGATATGTAAGCCCTTCCAAACCTGTCTGCCCCTCGTGAACTACAGCTTTCATCTAATCACTCCAATATCTTTTTCTTTGAATGGTAACTCAACAAAAATAATAGCAACCAAACATATTATATATTTTTTCGGCGAATTTCTGTTACTTTTTGTTCTAAGAAAATATAATGTTGGGTCACATTTCTTCGTGGTGATTGCGCATAATTCATCTCGTTTTGGAAAAGTTATCGATTAGGAGGTGCTTGGCGAATGTTCGGACAGGTTACTTTAAGAAATACGCATCGTCACTTTGATGAGCAGAAGGACTCAACTCCACTATCATCTTCTTTTCAAAAAAATATAGAAATACTTACAACGCTGTTTGACGGCTGTGACGATTTAATTATTCATCATACCGAGATCGGAAGCTTTTCTGGCTGCTTCCTCTTTTTACAAGGATTAGTTAAACAACAAGCACTATATGAAATTGAACAAAGGCTGGCTTTACATACTGAGTTCCCAACTAGTCAGGATGATTTACCCTCCTTTATTAGAAAACAATTTACTCTTAGCACGATTATGGAGGCTTTAACATTCCATGACGTATCTACTCAAATCCTAACAGGCAATACCGTACTACTTCTAAATGAATACGAAAAAGCGTTTGTCTTTCACTCTAGTAATGACCATGGACGAATCGTTTCCTCACCAAATTCAGAACGAACTGTTCGTGGCCCTCAAGAAGGATTTGTTGAAGATATTGAAAAAAATCTAAGCTTGATTCGCAGAAAAATCAAAACACATTCATTAAAAGTGGAACACTTAACGATTGGCGAGCAAACCAACACGCAGATTAGTGTTGTTTATATGAAGGGAATTGCCAATGAAGACATCGTTAAAGAGGTCCATAAACG
The DNA window shown above is from Bacillus sp. T3 and carries:
- a CDS encoding zinc-binding dehydrogenase; translated protein: MKAVVHEGQTGLEGLTYQEFKELEPKAGEVRVKLKTAGLNHRDLFTLTRHQPTDPPLIIGSDGAGIVDAVGEGVVNVQVGDEVIINPSLGWKENSDAPPPGFEILGLPFHGTFAEKVVIPAENAVKKPGYLSWEEAGVLSLAGLTAYRALFTRGKIKAGMNVLIPGIGSGVATLLLQFAKAVGATVYVTSRSKEKCEKALAIGADKAFDSNEDWSRVLEGVKMDLVIECVGAATFNKSLEQLRPGGTIVTFGASAGDDVQINLRSFFYGQLNLLGSTMGSGEEYAAMLQFIEKHAIRPVIDTMYPLEQFADALARMDKAEQLGKIGFLIE
- a CDS encoding spore germination protein, translated to MFGQVTLRNTHRHFDEQKDSTPLSSSFQKNIEILTTLFDGCDDLIIHHTEIGSFSGCFLFLQGLVKQQALYEIEQRLALHTEFPTSQDDLPSFIRKQFTLSTIMEALTFHDVSTQILTGNTVLLLNEYEKAFVFHSSNDHGRIVSSPNSERTVRGPQEGFVEDIEKNLSLIRRKIKTHSLKVEHLTIGEQTNTQISVVYMKGIANEDIVKEVHKRLSRIKIDGILDSHYVESMIKDAPKSPGTNCAKHRTTRSCMRWLTRREGGHSC